Proteins from a genomic interval of Desulfurobacterium sp. TC5-1:
- a CDS encoding FAD-dependent protein has translation MLVEGEVKVKIGERLEDKLREKGYPLRFAILKKSLDARKKPEFVYRLLFDVDEEIAERLIASGCRIHKPLPEIEIPSVNKNLKVAVVGSGPAGLFAAYTLLAGGVRVVVFERGKRIEEREEDVQRFWVKRVLDENSNVQFGEGGAGTFSDGKLTTRVKDKKKHFVYSVLVEHGAPEEILYLSKPHIGTDKLRKVIPSMRKTLESGGVEFRFSSLVVGMNVNEGKVTSLRVRDLIEDRVYEEKFDAVIFAIGNSARDTFSMFKNFNVELTAKPFSVGVRIIHPQRLINRMQYGKYFENPDLPPAEYAVTAKAGDRGVFSFCMCPGGVVICSSSEKDTVVTNGMSNFAREGVMANSAIVVQVFPDDFGNDPLKAVEFQRKLERAAFMAGGGNYAMPAQNLMDFIKGRETPFKKLPKHGFIPEISPARVDRILPPFVTASLKRAFKYWEKKLKRFVSDEATVVGVETRTSSPVRILRDERFRALNFKNLYPAGEGAGYAGGITSSAIDGMNVALSILEDNS, from the coding sequence ATGCTGGTAGAAGGAGAGGTAAAAGTAAAGATAGGCGAAAGGCTTGAAGACAAACTGAGAGAGAAGGGGTATCCTTTAAGGTTCGCCATTTTAAAGAAATCACTTGATGCAAGGAAGAAACCGGAGTTTGTTTACCGTTTGCTTTTTGATGTTGACGAAGAGATAGCAGAAAGGTTGATTGCGTCCGGTTGTCGCATTCACAAGCCCCTTCCTGAAATAGAGATTCCGTCTGTTAATAAGAATTTAAAGGTCGCTGTTGTTGGTTCTGGTCCTGCCGGCCTTTTTGCTGCCTATACGCTGTTAGCTGGTGGGGTTAGAGTTGTTGTTTTTGAGAGGGGCAAAAGGATTGAAGAGAGAGAGGAAGATGTTCAGAGATTCTGGGTAAAAAGAGTTCTTGATGAAAACTCCAATGTTCAGTTTGGTGAAGGTGGAGCCGGAACATTTTCAGACGGAAAGTTAACTACAAGGGTAAAGGATAAGAAAAAACATTTTGTTTACAGTGTGCTTGTTGAACACGGTGCACCCGAGGAGATACTTTACCTTTCTAAACCTCATATCGGTACCGATAAGCTGAGAAAGGTGATTCCTTCTATGAGGAAGACCCTTGAAAGTGGCGGTGTTGAGTTTCGTTTTTCTTCGCTTGTTGTGGGTATGAATGTAAATGAGGGAAAGGTCACTTCCCTGAGAGTGAGGGACTTAATTGAGGATAGGGTTTATGAAGAAAAGTTTGATGCAGTTATTTTTGCAATTGGGAACAGTGCAAGAGATACTTTTTCAATGTTTAAAAATTTTAACGTGGAACTTACTGCAAAGCCTTTTTCCGTTGGTGTGAGGATTATCCATCCTCAGAGGTTGATAAATAGAATGCAGTACGGAAAATACTTTGAGAATCCTGACCTTCCACCGGCAGAGTATGCTGTAACTGCAAAGGCCGGGGATAGGGGCGTTTTTTCGTTCTGCATGTGTCCCGGTGGTGTTGTTATCTGTTCCTCCTCAGAGAAGGACACGGTTGTTACCAACGGTATGAGTAACTTTGCAAGAGAAGGTGTTATGGCAAACAGTGCCATAGTTGTTCAGGTTTTTCCCGATGATTTTGGTAATGATCCCCTTAAGGCAGTTGAGTTTCAGAGAAAGCTTGAAAGGGCAGCCTTTATGGCAGGTGGTGGTAACTATGCTATGCCTGCCCAGAACCTTATGGACTTTATAAAGGGAAGGGAAACACCCTTCAAGAAACTGCCAAAACACGGTTTTATTCCTGAAATTTCGCCTGCCCGGGTTGACCGTATTCTGCCTCCGTTTGTTACAGCTTCGCTTAAAAGGGCTTTTAAATATTGGGAAAAGAAATTGAAGCGTTTTGTCAGTGATGAAGCTACAGTTGTGGGTGTTGAAACCAGAACTTCTTCTCCCGTTCGGATATTGAGGGATGAGCGGTTTAGAGCTTTAAATTTTAAAAATCTCTATCCGGCGGGTGAGGGGGCAGGTTATGCCGGTGGTATAACAAGTTCTGCCATTGACGGTATGAATGTTGCCCTTTCCATTCTGGAGGATAATAGTTGA
- the trpD gene encoding anthranilate phosphoribosyltransferase, which translates to MEYRAVLEKVIKRENLSYEETRELFGKIMGGELTPAQIAGILVALRMKGETTEEIAGAASAMREKSRKVYLSESLKEKIVDTCGTGGDLKGTFNVSTTVAFVLAAGGVPVAKHGNRSVSSKCGSADILEALGVKIDLQPEEVGKCIEETGFGFMFAPVFHPAMANVIKPRRELGVRTVFNILGPLTNPAGAMRQLMGIFDGELSEKIAGVLLKLGVKKACIVHGFDGMDEITICERTKITELLDGDVKSYVVSPEDFGFEKADIKEIAAAETLDDNKRMIEAILKGEDKSAKRDMVALNAGFGFYVAGKVASPSEGVRLALDLLNEGRPFEVLKKVIEVSQRFQ; encoded by the coding sequence ATGGAATATCGGGCAGTTCTTGAGAAGGTAATAAAAAGAGAGAACCTTTCTTATGAGGAGACCAGAGAGCTTTTTGGAAAGATCATGGGGGGTGAGCTTACGCCGGCGCAGATAGCAGGTATTCTGGTTGCTCTGAGAATGAAGGGTGAGACGACAGAGGAAATAGCGGGTGCCGCTTCTGCGATGAGAGAAAAAAGTAGAAAGGTTTATCTTTCAGAGAGCCTTAAAGAGAAGATAGTGGATACCTGTGGAACTGGTGGTGATTTAAAAGGAACGTTCAACGTTTCTACGACGGTTGCTTTTGTCCTTGCTGCTGGTGGTGTTCCTGTTGCGAAACACGGCAACAGGTCTGTTTCAAGTAAGTGTGGAAGTGCCGATATCCTTGAGGCTCTTGGTGTAAAGATAGACCTTCAGCCTGAAGAAGTTGGGAAATGTATAGAAGAAACGGGATTTGGTTTTATGTTTGCTCCAGTTTTTCATCCGGCTATGGCAAATGTTATAAAGCCAAGAAGAGAACTTGGTGTCAGGACAGTTTTTAACATTTTAGGACCTCTTACCAACCCTGCCGGTGCCATGAGGCAGCTTATGGGTATATTTGACGGCGAACTTTCAGAGAAGATTGCCGGTGTTCTTTTAAAGCTTGGAGTTAAGAAAGCCTGTATAGTTCATGGTTTTGACGGTATGGATGAGATTACAATCTGTGAAAGAACGAAGATAACTGAACTTTTGGACGGTGATGTTAAAAGCTATGTGGTTTCTCCGGAAGATTTTGGCTTTGAAAAAGCTGACATTAAAGAAATAGCTGCTGCAGAAACTCTTGACGATAATAAGAGAATGATAGAGGCTATTTTGAAAGGAGAAGACAAATCTGCTAAAAGGGATATGGTTGCCCTTAACGCCGGGTTTGGTTTTTACGTTGCAGGGAAAGTTGCTTCACCTTCTGAAGGTGTGAGACTTGCTCTTGACCTTTTAAACGAAGGTAGGCCTTTTGAAGTTTTGAAGAAGGTGATTGAAGTAAGTCAGCGGTTCCAGTGA
- a CDS encoding DUF123 domain-containing protein, with protein MKSRIEFPDSRGTYIIVFNLKKERKIQTKRRVFLLPEATYGYIGSAFGSGGLNSRLNRHLKKRKKKHWHFDYVSTSRFFTPVAVYCFLEKRIECEIAERFKGVFSAISGFGCSDCSCVSHLFIVNSLSEIDKIVSDLPFIVFRFRG; from the coding sequence TTGAAGTCCAGAATAGAATTTCCAGATAGCAGGGGAACCTACATTATTGTTTTTAACCTGAAAAAAGAGAGAAAAATTCAAACGAAAAGAAGAGTTTTTCTTCTTCCTGAAGCGACTTACGGTTATATTGGTTCTGCTTTTGGTTCGGGCGGATTAAATAGCAGATTAAATAGACATTTGAAGAAGAGAAAAAAGAAACACTGGCATTTTGATTACGTTTCTACGTCAAGGTTTTTTACTCCAGTTGCCGTTTACTGTTTTTTAGAAAAAAGAATTGAGTGTGAAATTGCTGAAAGGTTTAAGGGTGTTTTTAGTGCTATTTCAGGCTTTGGTTGTTCTGATTGTTCCTGTGTTTCTCACCTTTTTATCGTTAATTCTCTTTCTGAAATTGATAAAATTGTTTCCGATTTACCATTTATCGTTTTCAGATTCAGGGGGTGA
- a CDS encoding menaquinone biosynthesis protein, which translates to MLKVGKIEYINVLPVYFGFIDSAVPFDYQFTEAVPSALNEFLREGKIDVSPISSYEFITNSERYLLFPDLSISSFGRVKSVLFFSKLPIHQLHRKDVWLTKSSMTSRALIEYLLKNRYGVEPNYYYYSMKEGNLPKSATAVLAIGDDAFKLLKDKNYRFIYDLGEEWHNIYDLPFVFAVWAVRRDTAENHPLSVKKIFEKFIESKSYGLAHLEKIAKRYAKKVGLTEDECMEYFKCLNYDLTNLHKKAINKFANLLGFEIDVEKFLLST; encoded by the coding sequence ATGCTAAAAGTGGGAAAAATTGAATATATAAACGTTCTACCTGTATACTTCGGATTCATTGACAGCGCCGTACCCTTTGACTACCAGTTCACAGAGGCAGTACCCTCTGCCCTAAACGAGTTTTTAAGAGAAGGAAAAATAGATGTAAGCCCCATATCTTCCTACGAATTCATAACAAACAGTGAAAGGTACCTTCTATTTCCAGACCTTTCAATATCATCTTTTGGAAGAGTAAAAAGTGTTCTCTTCTTCTCAAAACTGCCAATCCATCAGCTCCACAGAAAAGATGTATGGCTTACAAAAAGTTCAATGACCTCAAGGGCACTTATTGAATACCTTTTAAAAAATCGGTATGGTGTCGAACCTAACTACTACTACTACAGCATGAAGGAAGGCAATCTTCCAAAGAGTGCAACAGCCGTTCTGGCAATAGGTGATGACGCCTTCAAACTTCTAAAAGACAAAAACTACCGCTTCATATACGATTTGGGGGAGGAATGGCACAACATCTACGATCTTCCATTTGTCTTTGCCGTCTGGGCAGTAAGAAGGGATACTGCTGAAAATCATCCACTATCTGTTAAAAAAATCTTTGAAAAATTCATAGAATCAAAAAGTTACGGTCTGGCACATCTTGAGAAGATAGCTAAAAGGTATGCTAAAAAAGTTGGACTAACGGAAGATGAATGCATGGAATACTTTAAGTGCCTCAACTACGACCTGACAAACCTTCATAAAAAAGCTATCAATAAGTTTGCAAACCTTTTAGGTTTTGAAATAGACGTCGAAAAGTTCCTGCTTTCTACCTGA
- a CDS encoding toprim domain-containing protein, whose product MERESVKKLKNWILSLKNFLNSAENTAVVVEGKRDLAALERFGVYPVFALKGMGFHSFSEMLADEKGIRLVILITDFDPEGEEIARKLQRVLSKYNIKVDTSFRESLRETGLKFVEEIPEKLRMAF is encoded by the coding sequence ATGGAAAGAGAAAGTGTAAAAAAGCTTAAAAACTGGATTCTGTCCCTTAAAAATTTTTTAAACTCAGCGGAAAACACGGCCGTTGTCGTTGAGGGGAAGAGGGATTTAGCCGCATTAGAAAGGTTTGGCGTTTATCCGGTATTTGCATTAAAAGGCATGGGATTTCACTCTTTCTCAGAAATGCTGGCCGATGAAAAAGGCATAAGGCTTGTAATCCTCATAACAGACTTTGATCCAGAAGGTGAAGAAATAGCGAGAAAACTTCAAAGAGTTCTCTCAAAATACAACATTAAGGTTGATACCTCTTTCAGAGAAAGTTTAAGAGAAACCGGGCTAAAATTTGTTGAGGAGATCCCGGAAAAACTGAGAATGGCTTTTTAA
- a CDS encoding efflux RND transporter periplasmic adaptor subunit has translation MKKIIALIGIIILIAGGVFIAKRGKSKELIPVKTAKVKRGMVKNVVEASGMMKPQVGAKVKVGARISGTVLKENVKVGDFVKKGDLIAVIDNRELRENLKIAEANLKEIEKNYPKRIKTQELAVKSAEANLKSAELKLKTERANYNLKKWEFERQENLYKTGYTTENAYRQAKAAYENAKNSLKAAEEAVKQAKLALEKEKEALSQLKTEFKEKLKQAKAQYEQAKIRFSYSYIYAPKSGVISYVSTQEGETVVAGLNAPEFVTILVPDKLENWIYVDETEIGKIKKGQKVQFTVDTYRNKTFEGKVVEIYPEPKVLNNVVYYIVVARGFKKAALLKPDMTTHNEIIIGIKKNVLVVPNSAVKWKKGKYVVYKVVNGKVKEVPVEVGWSDDKYMEIVKGLKEGDTIALKVKVK, from the coding sequence GTGAAAAAGATAATAGCCCTGATAGGAATAATCATACTGATAGCCGGAGGCGTGTTTATCGCTAAAAGGGGAAAGAGCAAGGAATTAATCCCTGTAAAAACGGCAAAGGTAAAGAGGGGAATGGTAAAAAATGTAGTTGAAGCGTCCGGAATGATGAAACCTCAGGTGGGTGCAAAGGTAAAGGTTGGAGCAAGAATATCCGGTACTGTTTTAAAAGAGAATGTAAAGGTTGGCGACTTTGTTAAAAAAGGTGATCTTATAGCCGTAATAGACAACAGAGAACTAAGAGAAAACTTAAAAATAGCAGAAGCAAACCTGAAAGAAATAGAAAAGAACTATCCTAAGAGAATAAAAACACAGGAGCTTGCCGTTAAAAGTGCAGAAGCAAACCTGAAATCTGCAGAACTTAAACTTAAAACGGAAAGGGCAAACTACAACCTCAAAAAGTGGGAGTTCGAAAGGCAGGAAAACCTTTACAAAACAGGCTACACAACAGAAAACGCCTACAGACAGGCAAAGGCAGCTTACGAAAATGCCAAAAACAGCTTAAAAGCGGCAGAGGAAGCCGTAAAACAGGCGAAGCTTGCACTTGAAAAAGAGAAAGAAGCACTCTCACAGCTTAAAACAGAGTTTAAGGAAAAACTCAAGCAGGCAAAAGCCCAGTATGAACAGGCAAAAATCAGGTTCTCCTACTCATACATCTATGCACCTAAATCCGGTGTTATCTCCTACGTTTCAACACAGGAAGGAGAAACCGTGGTAGCAGGATTGAACGCACCTGAATTTGTAACGATTCTCGTTCCTGATAAGCTTGAAAACTGGATATACGTAGATGAAACAGAGATCGGAAAGATAAAGAAAGGACAGAAAGTTCAATTCACCGTTGATACGTACAGAAACAAAACCTTTGAAGGAAAAGTCGTTGAAATATATCCGGAACCAAAAGTTCTTAACAATGTCGTTTACTACATCGTCGTTGCAAGAGGATTTAAGAAGGCAGCTCTTCTTAAACCTGACATGACAACCCATAACGAAATTATTATAGGTATCAAGAAAAATGTGCTGGTTGTTCCAAACAGTGCCGTTAAATGGAAAAAAGGGAAGTACGTGGTTTACAAGGTTGTTAACGGAAAAGTGAAAGAAGTTCCTGTTGAAGTGGGCTGGTCTGACGACAAGTACATGGAAATTGTCAAAGGTCTCAAAGAGGGCGATACCATAGCACTCAAGGTAAAGGTGAAGTAA
- a CDS encoding ABC transporter permease, translated as MNGLYFKDLFSSLYHNKVRTAFALLGIVMGVASLVLIVAAIQGSTLRARKIIQKLGPDSIFIVSGKMGAGPRHRTMTLTMEDVREISRLEGIFALTYGLIKPVRISAGKYAKTTTSFGVGPNWITSWDYHIDVGRDFTPNDFKNFRKVCIVGWDVANFLFPNQNPIGKVVIVEKTPFRIVGVYKRRGKTPQGRNMDDRIFIPYPIYKKVVFPLKEDNISLIRFRVQNMDEYDLILKETKQLLSKRHDVKEELTIITPSLVKKVLSMISASLSMFLGLASITALVVGGFVLSSIFYINIYVRQWEIGLRRAMGATKRDILIRIMAESVVIAILGAIIGTAIGLLGVKIVLPLLSIPVVYPVEAFILAVAFSIAVGLIASYAPAKKAAEFEPVESLRSKV; from the coding sequence GTGAACGGGCTTTACTTTAAGGACTTATTTTCGTCTCTATACCACAATAAGGTTAGGACAGCCTTTGCCTTGCTTGGCATTGTAATGGGCGTGGCATCTCTTGTTCTGATTGTTGCTGCCATACAGGGAAGCACCTTAAGGGCGAGAAAGATTATTCAGAAACTTGGACCTGATTCAATATTTATAGTATCGGGAAAGATGGGAGCAGGCCCAAGACACAGAACAATGACACTTACAATGGAAGATGTAAGGGAAATTTCAAGGCTTGAAGGCATCTTCGCACTTACATACGGACTGATAAAACCCGTTAGAATTTCTGCCGGAAAGTACGCAAAGACAACAACCAGCTTTGGCGTCGGTCCAAACTGGATAACCTCCTGGGACTACCACATAGATGTAGGTAGAGATTTCACCCCTAACGACTTTAAAAACTTCAGAAAGGTTTGCATCGTCGGATGGGATGTTGCGAATTTCCTTTTTCCCAATCAAAACCCCATAGGAAAAGTGGTTATAGTTGAAAAAACACCTTTTAGAATCGTTGGCGTCTATAAAAGGCGGGGAAAAACACCTCAGGGAAGAAACATGGACGACAGAATTTTTATACCCTATCCCATATACAAAAAGGTTGTCTTTCCACTCAAAGAGGACAACATATCACTTATAAGATTTCGCGTCCAGAACATGGACGAGTACGATCTCATTTTAAAAGAGACAAAACAGCTACTATCAAAAAGGCACGACGTAAAAGAGGAACTTACAATAATTACGCCGTCTCTTGTGAAAAAAGTGCTGTCCATGATAAGTGCAAGTCTATCAATGTTCCTGGGACTTGCATCCATAACGGCTTTAGTCGTTGGTGGTTTTGTTCTCTCAAGTATTTTCTACATAAATATCTACGTGAGGCAGTGGGAAATAGGACTTAGAAGAGCAATGGGAGCAACAAAAAGGGACATTCTCATAAGGATAATGGCAGAAAGTGTCGTAATAGCAATACTTGGAGCTATAATTGGAACGGCCATAGGACTCTTAGGCGTTAAAATCGTCTTGCCGCTGCTTTCCATACCCGTGGTTTATCCTGTTGAAGCCTTTATCCTTGCAGTTGCCTTTTCAATTGCAGTTGGACTGATAGCATCCTACGCACCGGCTAAAAAAGCGGCAGAATTTGAACCGGTAGAATCTTTAAGGTCAAAGGTTTAA
- a CDS encoding ABC transporter ATP-binding protein: MELIRLENITKTFYQGDIETKVLKGINLTINEGDFVAIMGPSGSGKSTLMYIIGFLDKPTSGKYYFRGEDVSSFDDDRISRLRGRHIGFVFQSFYLVPYLSVRDNVLLPTIYLKGSEKKEVFKDTTPEKKAEEILTRLGLKERIPFRPDQLSGGQKQRVAIARALINSPSLIIADEPTGALDQASGKAVMEIFTELNREGKTILIVTHDPEVARYAKRIVRIKDGVIEE, encoded by the coding sequence ATGGAACTTATAAGGCTTGAAAACATAACAAAAACTTTCTATCAGGGAGACATAGAAACAAAGGTCCTAAAAGGAATAAACCTGACCATAAACGAAGGTGACTTTGTTGCCATAATGGGTCCTTCCGGTTCTGGAAAATCAACCCTTATGTACATAATAGGTTTCCTTGACAAACCTACCAGTGGTAAATACTACTTCCGGGGCGAAGACGTATCATCGTTTGATGACGACAGAATATCAAGGTTAAGAGGAAGACACATAGGATTTGTTTTCCAGTCTTTCTATCTTGTTCCATACCTGAGTGTAAGAGACAATGTCCTTTTACCAACAATTTACCTCAAAGGTAGTGAAAAAAAAGAAGTATTTAAAGATACAACACCTGAAAAGAAGGCAGAGGAGATACTGACGCGCCTTGGCCTAAAGGAGAGAATACCCTTTAGACCGGACCAGCTTTCCGGCGGGCAGAAACAGAGAGTTGCAATAGCAAGAGCTCTTATAAACTCTCCATCTCTCATCATAGCCGACGAACCGACAGGTGCACTTGACCAGGCTTCCGGAAAAGCGGTTATGGAAATATTTACGGAACTTAACAGAGAGGGGAAAACAATACTTATCGTTACCCACGACCCTGAAGTTGCCCGTTACGCAAAGAGAATTGTCAGAATAAAAGATGGAGTGATTGAAGAGTGA
- a CDS encoding RusA family crossover junction endodeoxyribonuclease has product MEKFRFYFVGKIPSKANYKKISHRRVYGEMKPFIINNPSVLSSQREAVFQFHIQKQKYGMEHFPIERPVKVSFSFLLSGRIKQRDIDNAEKFIGDALEKAEVLRRDSLIYVKEKVEKRLGLRRFDEIVIIDIEPLEEEVVCELEREIEIFEDGLLKFFEELKIEVPHAGRRRGKSKDRRKA; this is encoded by the coding sequence ATGGAGAAATTCCGTTTCTATTTTGTCGGTAAAATTCCAAGTAAGGCTAACTATAAAAAGATTTCTCACAGAAGGGTTTACGGTGAAATGAAGCCTTTTATTATTAATAATCCTTCCGTTCTTTCTTCACAGAGAGAGGCTGTTTTCCAGTTTCACATTCAGAAACAGAAATATGGGATGGAGCATTTTCCCATAGAGAGACCTGTTAAGGTTTCCTTCTCTTTTTTGCTTTCAGGTCGGATAAAACAGAGGGATATTGATAATGCTGAGAAATTTATAGGTGATGCCCTTGAGAAAGCAGAGGTGCTCAGGAGAGATTCGCTGATATATGTTAAGGAGAAGGTTGAAAAACGTTTGGGTTTAAGAAGGTTCGATGAGATTGTAATTATTGATATAGAACCTCTTGAAGAGGAAGTTGTTTGTGAACTTGAGAGGGAGATAGAGATTTTTGAAGATGGACTTTTAAAGTTTTTTGAAGAGCTTAAGATAGAGGTTCCTCATGCTGGTAGAAGGAGAGGTAAAAGTAAAGATAGGCGAAAGGCTTGA
- a CDS encoding ABC transporter permease yields the protein MIEIETILHYFGSNKKRTVLAVIGVAIGVFSLVLMMGITGAMKNKVNRYLGDLGSQVFVVIPGEIKNLGGRLLQVKFFPTLTLKDAKAIGERCVLVKETSPIKEVYPPVHANGKFSTPKVLGVDENYAEITSSYPAAGRFITKNDVKEFRQVAVIGVEVARDLFGEKYPVGKTLYLYNAPYKIIGVLPEKGTDISGENLDNRVLVPISCAVRRLENVDYIDGIYVLPVSEKVVDNAMKEVSSLLKKRHGKKDFSISRYEDLVNTQKEAMEIFSVLSVTVATIAFSVGALGILAVMTLSVYERLVEIGVRRAFGATKMDIFKQFLTEATILSLTGSVSGAVIATGLVNIIAKIAKWQPYIPVKGILISIALSVAVGLIAGVYPAMRATSFEPKEILKDA from the coding sequence ATGATAGAGATAGAAACGATACTTCATTATTTTGGAAGTAACAAAAAGAGAACCGTTTTAGCGGTCATAGGCGTTGCCATTGGCGTCTTTTCACTTGTCCTCATGATGGGAATAACAGGCGCCATGAAAAACAAGGTAAATAGGTACCTTGGTGACCTGGGAAGTCAGGTCTTTGTTGTTATTCCCGGAGAAATCAAAAACTTAGGTGGAAGGCTGCTTCAGGTAAAATTCTTTCCAACATTAACGTTAAAAGACGCAAAAGCAATTGGAGAAAGGTGTGTTCTTGTAAAGGAAACATCACCAATAAAAGAGGTCTATCCTCCCGTTCACGCAAATGGAAAGTTCTCAACACCAAAAGTTTTAGGCGTTGATGAAAACTACGCAGAAATAACCTCTTCATACCCTGCAGCGGGAAGATTCATAACAAAAAACGATGTAAAAGAGTTCCGACAGGTAGCTGTCATTGGTGTTGAGGTAGCCAGAGATCTTTTTGGTGAAAAGTACCCCGTTGGAAAAACCCTTTACCTATACAACGCCCCCTACAAGATAATCGGCGTTCTGCCTGAAAAAGGAACAGACATATCGGGTGAAAACTTAGACAACAGAGTTTTAGTCCCGATAAGCTGTGCAGTAAGAAGATTGGAAAACGTTGACTATATAGATGGCATCTATGTCCTACCCGTATCTGAAAAGGTTGTTGACAATGCGATGAAAGAGGTCTCTTCCCTCCTTAAAAAGAGGCACGGAAAAAAAGACTTTTCCATAAGCCGTTACGAAGACCTTGTCAACACTCAAAAAGAAGCGATGGAAATATTTTCTGTTCTTAGCGTAACCGTAGCAACAATAGCTTTCAGCGTCGGTGCACTTGGAATATTAGCAGTGATGACACTATCTGTCTATGAAAGACTTGTAGAAATTGGTGTCAGGAGAGCTTTTGGTGCAACCAAGATGGACATCTTCAAACAGTTTCTCACGGAAGCAACAATTCTCTCTCTAACCGGTTCTGTTTCTGGCGCCGTAATAGCAACGGGGCTTGTAAACATCATCGCAAAAATAGCAAAATGGCAGCCATATATCCCGGTAAAAGGAATACTTATATCCATAGCACTCTCTGTGGCAGTTGGACTTATTGCAGGCGTCTATCCGGCAATGAGAGCCACATCTTTTGAACCGAAGGAGATACTGAAGGATGCATGA
- a CDS encoding ATP-binding protein — protein MLCKICKAKGKREKAVIFIRHHKLALCKNHFLEWFEKQTLKTIKHFSMFNRGEKIGVAVSGGKDSLSLWQLLTEAGFETVGIHISLGIGKDNYSEKSLKLCEKLSEKLNRPLIVFDLKEEFGYTIEEIAKLSGRKDVCSVCGTFKRYLMNKIAIEENLSAVATGHNLDDESAVLLSNTIRWETGYLGRQYPVLSEREGFARKVKPFCFLTEKEIVSYAILKGIDFMETGCPNAKTATSPVYKQALAFLEHKMAGTKLRFYKEFLKKAKPLFEKEAKEEYNLTPCKICGMPTTANVCSVCRILEKIRGVNAKSGKN, from the coding sequence ATGCTATGTAAAATCTGTAAAGCAAAAGGGAAGAGAGAAAAAGCTGTTATTTTTATAAGACACCACAAACTTGCCCTCTGCAAAAATCACTTTTTAGAATGGTTTGAAAAACAAACGCTTAAAACTATAAAACACTTTTCCATGTTTAACAGAGGAGAAAAAATTGGCGTTGCTGTTTCCGGTGGTAAAGACAGTCTATCTTTATGGCAGCTTTTAACAGAGGCTGGTTTTGAAACGGTAGGTATTCACATATCTTTAGGTATAGGTAAAGATAATTACTCAGAAAAATCTCTAAAACTCTGTGAAAAACTTTCAGAAAAGTTAAATCGTCCGCTTATCGTCTTTGACCTAAAAGAAGAATTCGGTTACACAATAGAAGAGATTGCAAAGCTTTCGGGAAGAAAAGACGTCTGTTCTGTCTGTGGAACGTTTAAAAGATACCTGATGAACAAAATAGCCATTGAGGAAAACCTATCAGCAGTAGCAACCGGACACAACCTTGACGACGAATCTGCAGTTTTGCTTTCAAACACCATAAGATGGGAAACGGGATACCTTGGCAGACAATATCCTGTTCTTAGTGAAAGAGAGGGCTTTGCAAGGAAGGTAAAACCTTTCTGCTTTCTAACAGAAAAGGAGATTGTAAGCTACGCCATTTTAAAAGGAATAGATTTCATGGAAACGGGCTGTCCCAACGCAAAAACTGCAACTTCTCCCGTTTACAAACAGGCCCTTGCCTTCCTTGAACACAAAATGGCAGGGACAAAACTCAGGTTTTACAAAGAATTCTTAAAGAAAGCTAAACCACTGTTTGAAAAAGAGGCAAAAGAGGAATACAATCTTACACCGTGCAAAATTTGCGGAATGCCAACAACTGCAAATGTGTGTTCCGTCTGCAGAATTCTTGAGAAGATAAGAGGTGTAAATGCTAAAAGTGGGAAAAATTGA